One Arcobacter sp. FWKO B genomic window, TAGTTCTTTTAAAAGAGTCTTATCATTTATATCACCACTTATTACGATACCATTAAAGCCTATTAGGTTTTTAAAATGCCCAAAACTTTTCAAATTGCCATTAGATAATGTTTTATCACTTCTAAATAAATCTAACACAACTATTTTTGCTTTTGGATAGTTTTCTTGAAAATAAAATGCAAGATTGCTTCCAATAAATCCAGCACCACCAGTTATAAGTATCGTTTTGTTATTAAAATTCTTTTTTATATATTTCATATTATAATCCATCGTAATTTTTGTAGATTATATCAAAAGTTGGATTATTGTTTGATTATATTTTTTATCTCTTTTATTGAATCTATTATAAAATCAGCATTAGAGTCTTTTTCATCAAAACTATGTCCAGATTTAACATGTATAGAAGTTTTGATTTTAGCATTTTTTGCACACTCAATATCACTTATTTTATCCCCTATTAAGTAACTCTTTGTTACATCTATATCAAGCTCTTCTACCGCTTCATCTATCATCCCTGTTTTTGGTTTTCTACAACGACACTCCTCTTTTGGAGCATGTGGACAATGATAAACTTTTGTTATAGTTATCCCATTTTTTTCAAACTCATTTAGCATCCAATAAGTAAGTGTTTCAAAATCATTTTGTGTATAATATCCTCTTCCAATACCACTTTGATTAGTTATAACTATAAGGACATATCCTAACTTTTGTAAATAGCTACAAGCTTCAAACACCCCATCAATAAACTCAAAATCTTTAATTTTATATACATAATCTTTTTCTATATTTATTACACCATCTCTATCTATAAATACCGCTTTATTCATTCTTACTACCTACTTTCTCCATCTTAATAAAAAACATCAATAATGCTGGAACTATAAAAATAGTAAACACTGTTGATAAAGCTAATCCGCCTGTTATTACTGAGCCAATTCCACGATAAAATTCTGCTCCAGGTCCAGGAACCAATACTAAAGGCAACATACCAAAAACAGATGTAAGGGAACTCATAAAGATAGGTCTAAGTCGACTTCTTGTAGCAGTTTTGACTGCTTCAAAATGTTCCATTGCTTGAAACCTTATATTGTTCAATG contains:
- the gmhB gene encoding D-glycero-beta-D-manno-heptose 1,7-bisphosphate 7-phosphatase; amino-acid sequence: MNKAVFIDRDGVINIEKDYVYKIKDFEFIDGVFEACSYLQKLGYVLIVITNQSGIGRGYYTQNDFETLTYWMLNEFEKNGITITKVYHCPHAPKEECRCRKPKTGMIDEAVEELDIDVTKSYLIGDKISDIECAKNAKIKTSIHVKSGHSFDEKDSNADFIIDSIKEIKNIIKQ